From Bacillaceae bacterium S4-13-56:
CCTCATTTAACAATAAATTTCTTTATATCAATTATACTATAGAACTAATTTATAATAAAACATAGTCGACGATCTTAAAGCGTGCGGATCGTAAAGTGAAACTGGATGGAACGATTACAATAGATAAAAGATTATACGAAGTTCCTTCCCAATATATCGGACAAAAAATTGAGGTTCGAATGGACGAACAGTCCGTATATATATTATAAATGGTAAGAAAATGGCGAAAGCTA
This genomic window contains:
- a CDS encoding Mu transposase C-terminal domain-containing protein, whose protein sequence is MKLDGTITIDKRLYEVPSQYIGQKIEVRMDEQSVYIL